A section of the Myxococcales bacterium genome encodes:
- a CDS encoding FMN-binding protein, whose amino-acid sequence MMKTYSAILCLISLVCLIASRADAVEVYQTSAAFVQEAFPGEKPMAKAIWLTGDLKDRVAKVLGHAYRGLRVRYWALGDRTVWILEEIGKVEPITLGVAIQAGQIEEVKVLTYRESRGWEIRFPVFMNQYRGAWVDSNAKLDRKIDGISGATLSVRATTRLARLALALDREVEQTGAATQSKAP is encoded by the coding sequence ATGATGAAAACCTACTCCGCAATCCTCTGTCTCATCAGTCTGGTCTGTCTGATCGCATCTCGAGCCGATGCTGTCGAGGTCTATCAGACCTCGGCGGCGTTCGTCCAAGAGGCATTTCCGGGCGAGAAGCCGATGGCCAAAGCGATCTGGTTGACCGGCGATCTCAAGGACAGGGTCGCCAAGGTACTGGGACACGCGTATCGCGGCCTGCGAGTGCGTTACTGGGCGTTGGGCGATCGCACCGTCTGGATACTCGAAGAAATCGGCAAGGTCGAACCCATTACCCTGGGCGTCGCGATCCAAGCTGGCCAGATCGAAGAGGTGAAGGTTTTGACCTATCGTGAGTCGCGCGGTTGGGAAATTCGCTTTCCCGTATTCATGAATCAATATCGAGGCGCCTGGGTTGATTCGAACGCAAAGTTGGATCGCAAGATCGACGGCATCAGTGGTGCGACGCTCTCGGTTCGCGCAACCACGCGGTTGGCTCGACTGGCCCTGGCCCTGGATCGGGAAGTAG